One Deltaproteobacteria bacterium genomic window carries:
- a CDS encoding 50S ribosome-binding GTPase produces the protein MAEKGLSNDELVALRREILKEVDNNPPTIGIVGVSGVGKSSTVNALFKTLLPVSHTVACTKTFTKVDLSLQFRAGQGKDLPVSLRVFDAPGLGEDIERDPPYIRMYTEALPQCDAVIWVTAARNRAIALDQQYLRLLSAFHGRLVFGLNQVDLVDPLNWNEKINLPSPQQVENIDEICRDRAERFASILGREVTVTPFSAARRYNLEEMFGSIIDSCMPKRRWVLDGLKGFHYADFLPVAIRDRFFQDQQG, from the coding sequence ATGGCTGAGAAGGGGCTGAGTAACGACGAGCTTGTCGCGCTAAGAAGGGAGATTCTGAAGGAAGTCGACAACAATCCGCCTACCATAGGCATAGTGGGAGTATCAGGTGTCGGGAAATCTTCGACCGTAAACGCCCTCTTCAAGACTTTGCTGCCAGTGAGTCACACTGTGGCGTGCACGAAGACGTTCACCAAAGTTGACTTGTCCTTACAGTTTCGCGCCGGTCAGGGAAAGGATCTCCCTGTGTCGCTCCGTGTGTTCGACGCCCCCGGCCTTGGGGAGGACATCGAACGAGATCCACCATACATACGTATGTACACAGAAGCTCTGCCACAGTGTGATGCCGTTATCTGGGTAACCGCGGCACGCAACAGGGCTATCGCCTTGGACCAGCAGTACCTACGTCTCTTGTCCGCATTTCATGGTCGGCTCGTATTTGGCCTCAATCAAGTTGATTTGGTAGATCCACTGAACTGGAACGAGAAGATAAATCTGCCGTCCCCTCAGCAGGTGGAAAATATCGATGAAATTTGCAGAGATCGAGCCGAGCGGTTCGCGAGCATTCTTGGCCGAGAAGTGACTGTGACACCGTTCTCCGCTGCTCGAAGGTACAATCTCGAAGAGATGTTTGGAAGCATCATCGACAGCTGCATGCCAAAGCGACGTTGGGTCCTGGACGGCCTCAAGGGATTTCACTATGCGGACTTTCTTCCTGTCGCCATTCGAGATCGGTTCTTCCAGGATCAGCAAGGGTGA
- a CDS encoding glutamate synthase subunit beta: MGKITGFLEIERELPARRPVPERLHDWRELEGKLPEDKLQAQGARCMDCGIPFCHKGCPLGNIIPDWNDLVYRGRWKTAIDRLHSTNNFPEFTGRVCPAPCEEACVLNINNDPVTIKQIEKQIIDHAWKENWIVPQVPPHRTGKTVAVVGSGPAGLACAQQLARAGHLVTLFERADRIGGLLRYGIPDFKMEKHLIDRRMQQMAAEGVTFRPSTNVGVDYPVERLRKEFDAIALCGGATHPRDLPVPGRELKGIHFAMEFLPQQNKVVAGDTIAKQIMATGKRVIILGGGDTGSDCLGTSNRQGATSVHQFELLPQPPETRTNGVAPWPYWPMILRTSSSHEEGVVRDFSINTKYFSGDEHGNVKQLHGVRLEWVKDDSGRMTMKEIPGSEFAIDCELVLLALGFLGPEKPGLLSDLGVTLDERGNVKVDKTYMSSVPGVFASGDMRRGQSLVVWAIWEGRECARGVDAYLMGATDLPASPDPF, from the coding sequence ATGGGCAAGATCACAGGTTTCTTGGAAATCGAACGCGAACTGCCGGCGCGCCGACCGGTGCCGGAGCGTTTGCATGACTGGCGTGAGTTGGAAGGCAAGCTGCCCGAAGACAAACTGCAAGCGCAGGGCGCGCGCTGCATGGATTGCGGCATTCCATTCTGCCACAAGGGCTGCCCGCTGGGAAACATCATCCCCGACTGGAACGACCTCGTGTATCGCGGGCGCTGGAAGACCGCGATCGATCGCCTGCACTCGACCAACAATTTTCCCGAGTTCACCGGTCGCGTCTGCCCGGCTCCGTGCGAAGAGGCGTGCGTCCTCAACATCAACAACGATCCGGTCACCATCAAGCAGATCGAGAAGCAGATCATCGATCACGCTTGGAAGGAGAACTGGATCGTGCCGCAGGTGCCGCCGCATCGCACCGGCAAGACGGTCGCAGTGGTTGGCTCAGGCCCCGCCGGGTTGGCGTGCGCCCAGCAACTCGCGCGCGCCGGACACCTCGTGACCTTGTTCGAGCGCGCCGATCGCATCGGTGGATTGCTGCGCTACGGTATCCCCGATTTCAAGATGGAGAAGCATCTGATCGACCGCCGCATGCAGCAGATGGCGGCCGAAGGTGTGACCTTCCGTCCCAGCACCAACGTCGGCGTCGACTATCCGGTGGAGCGGCTGCGCAAGGAGTTCGACGCGATCGCGCTGTGCGGCGGCGCGACGCACCCGCGCGATTTGCCCGTGCCCGGGCGCGAGCTGAAGGGCATTCATTTCGCGATGGAGTTTCTGCCGCAGCAGAACAAAGTCGTGGCTGGCGATACGATCGCCAAGCAGATCATGGCCACCGGCAAGCGCGTCATCATCCTCGGCGGCGGCGACACCGGCTCCGACTGTTTGGGCACGTCGAACCGTCAGGGCGCGACTTCAGTGCATCAGTTCGAGCTGCTGCCGCAACCGCCGGAGACCCGCACCAACGGCGTCGCACCGTGGCCGTACTGGCCGATGATCCTGCGCACCTCCTCATCGCACGAAGAAGGCGTCGTGCGCGACTTCAGCATCAACACAAAATATTTCAGCGGCGACGAGCACGGCAACGTCAAACAGTTGCACGGCGTCCGCCTCGAATGGGTGAAGGACGACAGCGGCCGCATGACGATGAAAGAAATTCCCGGCAGCGAGTTCGCCATCGACTGCGAGCTGGTGCTGCTCGCGCTCGGCTTCCTCGGTCCGGAAAAGCCGGGACTGCTGAGCGACCTCGGGGTCACGCTCGACGAGCGCGGCAACGTCAAGGTCGACAAGACCTACATGAGCAGCGTCCCCGGCGTCTTCGCCAGCGGCGACATGCGCCGCGGTCAGTCGTTGGTCGTGTGGGCGATCTGGGAAGGCCGCGAATGCGCCCGCGGCGTTGACGCGTATCTGATGGGAGCGACGGATCTGCCGGCGAGTCCCGATCCGTTCTAA
- a CDS encoding ATP-grasp domain-containing protein codes for MTADPIRCLGIVNRGEAAMRCVRAVKSLRALEGGALRALALYTEVDREAPFVRHADIAVALPMRGSAVRAYLDHDLLIQALQEGGADAVWPGWGFVAEDPIFAERVVAAGMRFLGPSGATMRRLGDKIAAKLLAQHVGVPVPPWSGGEVANASAALQHAGTLGYPLVIKASAGGGGRGIRMVETPDELAEAFRAAASEATAAFGDGRVFLERRVVGGRHIEVQIGGDQHGRIIALGCRDCSVQRRHQKVIEEAPPPGVPRERLRELEEAAVALASAVGYCGVGTVEFLVTPSEFYFLEINPRLQVEHGITEAITGIDLVQLQIRLARGEALPDYDGRSRGVAIEARVCAEDPDAGFQPAPGRVARFDPPLGPGVRVDSGVVAGSVVPPDFDSLIAKVIATGDTREEAVARLACALSDFELVIAGGATNKGYLLELLAAPEYRAAAIDTAWLDRWSAGRMQRAALDDDDYGVEALIVAAVVVYQQARYAVRLNFYTDSANVSPTRVPPSLGQQIDLAHRGEQYRVHVFATGSWRYRIHLDGRVGSVTVREDGPHAARLRLGGRMLRVLYDVTDASLRVEIEGRPHRFGRQSAGHVCAGTPAVVIALHVKPGDRVAAGQSLGLLEAMKMEVSFVAPVAGVVTELRVLRGQQVAAGDVLLVIDSASTASVETPNGQRLRVPEQPDPLALFFPTGSAAPDLGAAERADPVVRRVAIDAVREEIRRVLLGYDADAERGVLLAAFLEAPLPAELSETFRRELAEIRHELTLFADIEQLFLRTPRVSATGTLRPSNSARLAMYVRRMRASGAGIAEGFLALVEKALRHYGVPDLAPRASLERAVLRLFASQRAPELRHRLVMGVVQRVVALARAGLYVGDARPLVKALSRIARLRGLVPDALADGATEAGYVIFEGPELERQAARAIARIDDWLATADATPAPPPESVLRQLANAPRPVFERVRRWLDHADPRRRAVALAAHLRWLYAPNVPSAHICTEADGVRVDRVEFPDGQVVVGGVSATGDLVNTAQRLCEAARAQRRTVHAIELLAPADDRNRAALADVAAYLAANELNAGRFTVTLLPAASGGVHTTFVPATGGVRERHDLHGLHPETASRIDLDRLAAFELERIESAEGVYSFYGRSRAVPRDERVFVLADVRERAADEPEAVLHIAAFERAFYAATRTLRTTLGVRDQRRHLQWNRIALFVAPEIFLDRMMAERLARRLAPAIRHLGLEKVVARVHLFDRQAPRRAARPVEIVIADPTGSRMEITWREPHHEPLRPATDYERKVVDARRRGLVYPYEIIRLLTGGTRGNGASANDSAEFPSGAFEEFDLDETAASPTVVGVAGRPYGLNPSSVVVGVITTPTDTVPEGMRRVLILSDPTVGMGSLAAPECDRIVAAIDLAERLGVPVEWVPVSSGARIAMESGTENLDATARVVRRIVTFTDAGGVIHVIVHGVNVGAQSYFDALSTMLTHTRGVLIMTPGGSMVLTGRAALEASGAVAAEDEVAIGGFERVMGPNGEAQYYAHNLVEAYRILYDHYRYTYVVPGEVAPRARVTTDSPARSICTAPYDAEEGHDFATVGEIFDDQCNPDRKRPFAMRAVMRAVIDDDGGHLERWRAMVGAETAIVWDAYLGGHPVCVIGIESQNVPREGFRPLDGPSTWNGGTLFPLSAKKVARALNAASGNRPAVILANLSGFDGSPESMRKLQLEYGADIARAVVNFAGPLLFAVVSRYHGGAYVVFSRALNDDLRAAALAGSYASVIGGGPAAAVVFPREVRARAVADPRMVAVRRSRIQHEDGEHHADIERTLAEIIIEKQAEVAAEFDAIHTVERARAVGSLEAIIPASELRPYLIQGLVRASEQRTGAEDTIR; via the coding sequence ATGACGGCGGACCCGATTCGCTGCCTGGGTATCGTCAACCGCGGCGAAGCGGCGATGCGCTGCGTGCGTGCGGTGAAGTCGCTGCGCGCGCTCGAAGGTGGCGCGCTGCGTGCGCTCGCGCTCTATACCGAGGTCGATCGCGAGGCCCCTTTCGTGCGGCACGCCGACATCGCGGTCGCGTTGCCGATGCGTGGCAGCGCGGTGCGGGCATACCTCGATCACGATCTGTTGATCCAGGCGCTGCAGGAAGGCGGCGCGGACGCCGTGTGGCCAGGGTGGGGATTCGTCGCCGAGGATCCGATCTTCGCCGAGCGCGTGGTGGCGGCGGGAATGCGCTTCCTCGGTCCATCGGGCGCCACGATGCGACGGCTCGGCGACAAGATCGCCGCCAAGCTGCTCGCCCAGCACGTCGGCGTGCCGGTGCCGCCGTGGAGTGGCGGTGAGGTGGCGAACGCATCGGCCGCGTTGCAGCACGCGGGCACGCTCGGGTACCCGCTAGTGATCAAGGCCTCCGCGGGTGGCGGCGGGCGCGGCATCCGCATGGTCGAGACGCCGGACGAACTCGCGGAAGCGTTTCGCGCCGCCGCGTCGGAAGCGACCGCCGCGTTCGGCGATGGCCGTGTGTTTTTGGAACGGCGCGTGGTCGGTGGCCGCCACATCGAGGTGCAGATCGGCGGCGACCAGCACGGTCGCATCATCGCCCTCGGCTGTCGCGATTGCTCGGTGCAGCGCCGCCATCAAAAGGTGATCGAGGAAGCCCCGCCGCCGGGCGTGCCGCGTGAACGGCTGCGCGAACTGGAAGAGGCGGCCGTCGCGCTGGCGAGCGCCGTCGGCTATTGCGGCGTCGGCACGGTCGAGTTTCTCGTGACGCCCTCCGAGTTCTACTTCTTGGAGATCAATCCGCGGCTGCAGGTCGAGCACGGCATCACCGAAGCGATCACCGGCATCGACCTCGTCCAATTGCAGATCCGCCTGGCGCGTGGGGAGGCGCTCCCGGATTACGATGGTCGCAGTCGCGGCGTGGCGATCGAGGCGCGCGTGTGTGCCGAAGATCCTGACGCCGGGTTTCAACCCGCTCCCGGCCGCGTGGCGCGCTTCGATCCGCCGCTCGGACCAGGGGTGCGCGTCGATAGCGGAGTCGTTGCCGGTAGTGTCGTGCCTCCGGACTTCGACTCACTGATCGCGAAGGTGATCGCCACGGGTGACACGCGCGAGGAAGCGGTCGCGCGTCTCGCCTGCGCGCTGAGTGATTTTGAACTCGTGATCGCCGGCGGGGCCACCAACAAGGGCTACTTGCTCGAGCTGCTCGCCGCGCCCGAGTATCGCGCAGCCGCGATCGACACCGCGTGGCTCGACCGGTGGAGCGCCGGACGCATGCAACGCGCGGCGCTGGATGACGACGACTACGGGGTCGAGGCGTTGATCGTTGCCGCGGTGGTAGTCTACCAGCAGGCGCGCTACGCCGTCCGCCTCAATTTCTACACCGACAGTGCGAACGTGTCACCGACGCGTGTGCCGCCGTCGTTGGGCCAGCAGATCGATCTGGCGCATCGCGGTGAGCAGTACCGCGTGCACGTCTTCGCGACTGGGTCGTGGCGCTATCGTATTCATCTCGATGGGCGGGTCGGGTCGGTCACCGTGCGGGAAGATGGACCACACGCGGCGCGATTGCGGCTCGGCGGCCGGATGCTGCGCGTATTGTACGACGTGACCGATGCGTCCTTGCGGGTCGAAATCGAAGGCCGCCCGCATCGCTTCGGTCGTCAGAGTGCCGGGCACGTGTGTGCCGGCACGCCGGCCGTGGTGATCGCGCTGCACGTGAAGCCGGGCGATCGGGTAGCGGCCGGACAGTCGCTGGGTCTGCTCGAAGCGATGAAGATGGAGGTGAGCTTCGTGGCGCCGGTGGCGGGCGTTGTGACCGAGCTGCGCGTGCTGCGCGGCCAGCAGGTCGCGGCGGGCGATGTGCTGCTGGTCATCGATTCGGCGTCGACGGCCAGCGTCGAGACACCGAACGGGCAGCGTCTCCGCGTGCCTGAGCAGCCCGATCCATTGGCGCTGTTCTTTCCTACCGGGTCGGCTGCGCCCGATCTGGGGGCGGCTGAGCGTGCGGACCCGGTGGTGCGCCGCGTGGCCATCGATGCGGTTCGCGAAGAGATCCGTCGCGTGCTGCTCGGCTACGACGCCGATGCCGAGCGCGGCGTGTTGCTGGCGGCTTTCCTCGAGGCGCCGCTGCCGGCGGAGCTGTCGGAGACGTTTCGTCGCGAGCTCGCCGAGATCCGCCATGAGCTGACGCTGTTCGCCGACATCGAGCAACTGTTTCTGCGCACCCCGCGGGTATCGGCGACTGGCACGCTGCGGCCGTCGAACAGCGCTCGCCTGGCCATGTACGTGCGCCGCATGCGGGCGAGCGGCGCGGGGATCGCCGAGGGTTTTCTCGCGCTGGTGGAGAAGGCGCTGCGGCACTACGGCGTGCCCGATCTCGCGCCGCGGGCGTCGCTCGAACGCGCGGTGTTGCGGCTGTTCGCGTCGCAACGCGCGCCCGAGCTGCGCCACCGTTTGGTGATGGGCGTGGTGCAGCGAGTTGTCGCGCTGGCGCGCGCAGGTCTTTATGTGGGCGATGCTCGGCCGCTGGTCAAAGCGCTCTCGCGGATTGCGCGCTTACGCGGGTTGGTGCCCGATGCGCTGGCCGATGGGGCGACCGAGGCCGGCTACGTGATCTTCGAAGGACCGGAGCTGGAGCGACAGGCGGCGCGCGCGATCGCGCGCATCGACGACTGGCTGGCGACGGCGGACGCGACTCCGGCGCCGCCGCCGGAGTCGGTCTTGCGCCAATTGGCGAATGCGCCGCGCCCGGTGTTCGAGCGCGTTCGCCGGTGGCTTGATCATGCCGATCCGCGCCGACGTGCGGTCGCGCTCGCAGCGCATTTGCGGTGGCTGTACGCGCCGAATGTTCCGAGCGCGCACATTTGCACCGAGGCCGATGGCGTGCGGGTCGATCGGGTGGAGTTTCCCGACGGCCAAGTTGTGGTCGGCGGTGTCAGCGCGACGGGTGATCTGGTGAACACGGCGCAACGGCTCTGTGAGGCGGCGCGCGCGCAGCGCCGTACGGTGCACGCGATCGAACTGCTGGCGCCGGCCGATGATCGCAATCGTGCCGCGCTCGCCGACGTTGCGGCGTACTTGGCGGCCAACGAGTTGAATGCGGGCCGCTTCACGGTCACGTTGCTGCCGGCGGCGAGCGGTGGCGTGCATACGACCTTCGTGCCCGCCACTGGCGGTGTCCGCGAGCGGCACGACCTGCACGGGCTCCACCCCGAGACCGCGAGCCGCATCGATCTCGACCGCTTGGCGGCGTTTGAACTCGAACGCATCGAGAGCGCGGAGGGCGTCTATAGTTTCTATGGTCGCAGTCGCGCCGTGCCGCGCGACGAGCGCGTGTTCGTGCTCGCCGACGTGCGCGAGCGCGCGGCCGACGAGCCCGAAGCAGTGCTGCACATCGCCGCCTTCGAGCGCGCCTTTTACGCCGCCACGCGGACGTTGCGTACCACCCTCGGCGTGCGCGATCAGCGCCGGCACTTGCAGTGGAACCGCATCGCGCTGTTCGTCGCGCCGGAGATCTTCCTCGATCGCATGATGGCCGAACGCCTGGCGCGGCGTCTGGCGCCGGCGATCCGTCACCTCGGGTTGGAGAAGGTGGTGGCACGGGTTCATCTCTTCGATCGCCAGGCCCCACGCCGCGCGGCTCGACCGGTTGAGATCGTGATCGCCGACCCGACCGGCAGCCGCATGGAGATCACCTGGCGCGAGCCGCATCACGAGCCGCTGCGGCCGGCCACCGACTACGAGCGCAAAGTGGTTGACGCGCGGCGGCGCGGGCTGGTGTATCCGTACGAAATTATCCGGCTGCTCACCGGCGGGACGCGCGGCAACGGCGCCAGTGCGAACGACTCGGCCGAGTTTCCGTCTGGTGCGTTCGAAGAGTTCGACCTCGACGAAACGGCTGCTTCTCCGACCGTCGTTGGCGTGGCCGGTCGACCCTATGGATTGAATCCCAGCTCCGTCGTGGTGGGCGTGATCACCACGCCGACGGATACGGTTCCCGAAGGCATGCGGCGGGTACTCATTCTCTCTGATCCAACGGTGGGCATGGGATCGCTGGCGGCGCCGGAGTGCGATCGGATCGTGGCGGCGATTGATCTAGCGGAACGGCTGGGCGTGCCGGTCGAGTGGGTGCCGGTGTCGAGCGGCGCGCGCATCGCCATGGAGAGCGGCACCGAGAATCTCGATGCGACGGCGCGAGTGGTGCGCCGCATCGTGACATTCACCGACGCAGGCGGCGTGATTCACGTAATCGTGCACGGGGTCAACGTCGGCGCGCAGAGTTACTTCGATGCACTCAGCACGATGCTCACGCATACCCGTGGCGTGCTCATCATGACCCCCGGCGGTTCGATGGTGCTCACCGGACGCGCGGCGCTGGAGGCGTCGGGCGCCGTCGCGGCGGAAGACGAGGTGGCCATCGGCGGCTTCGAGCGCGTCATGGGTCCGAACGGCGAAGCGCAGTACTACGCCCACAACCTCGTCGAGGCCTATCGCATTCTCTACGACCACTATCGCTATACCTACGTCGTGCCGGGTGAAGTGGCCCCGCGAGCGCGAGTGACGACCGACTCGCCGGCACGTTCGATCTGCACGGCACCCTACGACGCCGAAGAGGGGCACGACTTCGCGACGGTGGGAGAGATTTTTGACGACCAGTGCAATCCGGACCGCAAGCGGCCGTTCGCCATGCGCGCGGTGATGCGCGCGGTGATCGACGACGATGGCGGTCACCTCGAACGCTGGCGGGCGATGGTCGGAGCCGAGACGGCGATCGTGTGGGATGCGTACCTCGGCGGCCATCCGGTCTGCGTGATCGGCATCGAAAGTCAGAACGTCCCACGCGAGGGCTTTCGACCGCTCGACGGCCCGTCGACGTGGAACGGAGGGACTTTGTTTCCGCTCTCCGCCAAGAAGGTGGCGCGCGCGTTGAACGCCGCCAGCGGCAACAGGCCGGCGGTGATCCTCGCCAATTTGTCGGGCTTCGATGGTTCGCCCGAGTCGATGCGGAAGTTGCAACTCGAGTATGGTGCCGACATCGCGCGGGCGGTGGTGAACTTCGCGGGTCCGCTGCTCTTCGCGGTGGTGTCGCGTTACCACGGCGGCGCGTACGTGGTGTTCTCGCGCGCGCTCAACGATGACTTGCGCGCCGCGGCGCTGGCGGGCTCGTACGCGTCGGTCATCGGCGGAGGACCCGCCGCCGCCGTGGTATTTCCCCGCGAGGTGCGCGCGCGTGCGGTCGCCGATCCGCGCATGGTTGCGGTCCGGCGCAGCCGCATTCAGCACGAGGACGGCGAGCACCACGCGGACATCGAGCGCACGCTGGCCGAGATCATCATCGAGAAGCAGGCGGAAGTGGCGGCGGAGTTCGATGCGATTCACACCGTCGAGCGCGCGCGCGCCGTCGGGTCGTTGGAAGCCATCATCCCGGCCAGTGAATTGCGTCCGTACCTCATTCAAGGTCTTGTGCGCGCCAGCGAGCAGCGTACCGGCGCGGAGGACACAATACGATGA
- a CDS encoding DUF421 domain-containing protein: MHLFVPDISVAEKVFRSVVVYLFILAAFRFTGKRQVGQLTPFDLVLLLLISNVVQNAVIGNDNSLGGGLIGAVVILALNAAVVELTYRSKRARRWLEAVPTLLIHDGKILEANLKRERITHDDLLGALRRSGITEPSKVRFAVLEENGSISVIPLAGAA, translated from the coding sequence ATGCACTTGTTTGTTCCCGACATCTCGGTGGCCGAGAAGGTCTTTCGCTCGGTCGTCGTCTATCTTTTCATTCTCGCCGCGTTCCGCTTCACCGGGAAACGGCAAGTCGGGCAGCTCACGCCATTCGACTTGGTGCTGCTGCTCCTGATCTCCAACGTGGTGCAGAACGCCGTCATCGGCAACGACAACTCGCTCGGCGGCGGCCTCATTGGTGCGGTGGTCATCCTCGCCCTGAATGCGGCCGTGGTCGAATTGACGTATCGCTCCAAGCGCGCTCGACGCTGGCTGGAGGCGGTACCCACGTTGCTCATTCACGATGGCAAGATCCTCGAAGCGAACCTCAAGCGCGAGCGCATCACGCACGATGACCTGCTCGGCGCCCTGCGGCGGAGCGGGATCACCGAGCCGTCGAAGGTTCGCTTCGCCGTCCTCGAGGAAAACGGCTCGATCAGTGTGATCCCGTTGGCCGGCGCAGCCTGA